A stretch of DNA from Coleofasciculaceae cyanobacterium:
TGAAAGAGGACACTGTAGACATTTAGGATTTCTAGCAGTACAAACTTTAGCTCCAAAGTCCAGTAAAGTTAGATTCCAACGTCCCACTTCCGATTGGGGTGCAATTATTTCTGCTGCATTCTGGAGGATTAAAGAGCGAGATTTAACCCTTCCTCCTTTAATGCCAAAGAACCGTTCGAGAATACGAGCGACGTTAGTATCTAACACTGCTGCTGGTCGCTCGAATGCCTGAGAAAGTATCGCTCTGGCAGTGTACTTGCCGATACCTGGAAGCTTTAATAGTTCTGTTTCTGATTGGGGTACTTTTCCCTCATATTTCTCAATAATAATCTTGGCTGTTTCGGATAATCTTTCTGCTCTGAAGAATAACCCTAATGGTTGCAGCAGTTTAGCTATGTCTTCTACATCGGCGCTCGCCAGCCGCTCTAGTGTAGGATACTCAGTTAGAAAGGCTTCATAGATAGGTGCGACTGTATCTGCATCGGTTCTCTGTATTAAGAATTCGGCAACCAGGATGGAGTATGGGTCTGTAGTCC
This window harbors:
- a CDS encoding helix-hairpin-helix domain-containing protein, with the translated sequence MWQLKYGVNPEGELITIEEVISGKTNLVCPFCDRLLIWAKCNLRDYSWRRTTDPYSILVAEFLIQRTDADTVAPIYEAFLTEYPTLERLASADVEDIAKLLQPLGLFFRAERLSETAKIIIEKYEGKVPQSETELLKLPGIGKYTARAILSQAFERPAAVLDTNVARILERFFGIKGGRVKSRSLILQNAAEIIAPQSEVGRWNLTLLDFGAKVCTARNPKCLQCPLS